A single region of the Gemella sp. zg-570 genome encodes:
- a CDS encoding polyprenyl synthetase family protein produces the protein MKSKVDIFFLDNKKLINDFAKKNISELNTSEYLKQSIEYSLVNEGKKIRPLIFLLLLDYYGIDYKKYLDVALAIELIHTYSLLHDDLPSMDNDDYRWGKLTNHKVFGEDMAVLTGDAMQTWAYELIADNKFLDNDVKIELIRLLSNFSGIKGMIAGQVYDVRQEKYKVNAEYLKNMHRLKTGKLIILPLLFSALVSNNKKDLNLLKEFGNELGIAYQIKDDILDYYGEFENIGKMSSDEDMITYLNFYGIEKCKNLLEQHTEKAKNTAYTLNNNLLIELADLLLNRKK, from the coding sequence ATGAAGAGTAAAGTTGATATTTTTTTCTTAGATAATAAAAAATTAATAAATGATTTTGCTAAAAAAAATATTTCTGAATTAAATACATCAGAATATTTGAAACAATCAATAGAATATTCTTTGGTTAATGAGGGTAAAAAAATACGTCCCCTTATATTTTTATTGTTACTAGATTATTACGGTATTGATTACAAAAAATATTTGGATGTGGCACTGGCTATTGAACTTATTCATACATATTCTTTACTACATGATGATTTACCATCTATGGATAATGATGATTATAGATGGGGTAAATTAACAAATCATAAAGTTTTTGGAGAAGATATGGCTGTACTCACAGGAGACGCCATGCAAACTTGGGCTTATGAGTTAATCGCAGATAATAAATTTTTAGATAATGATGTAAAAATAGAATTAATAAGACTGCTTTCTAATTTTTCTGGGATTAAAGGCATGATAGCTGGTCAAGTATATGACGTTAGGCAAGAAAAATATAAAGTTAACGCTGAATATTTGAAAAATATGCACAGGTTAAAAACTGGTAAATTAATTATTTTACCACTCCTATTTTCAGCTTTAGTTTCTAATAACAAAAAAGATTTGAATTTATTAAAAGAATTTGGCAATGAATTAGGTATAGCATATCAAATAAAAGATGATATCCTAGATTATTACGGAGAATTTGAAAATATAGGGAAAATGTCAAGTGATGAAGATATGATAACATATTTAAATTTTTACGGTATAGAAAAATGTAAAAATTTACTTGAACAGCATACAGAAAAAGCCAAGAATACAGCTTATACATTAAATAATAATTTACTAATAGAATTAGCTGATTTACTTTTAAATAGAAAAAAATAA
- the xseB gene encoding exodeoxyribonuclease VII small subunit translates to MEKKNFEEQLLDLENIVRKLESNELTLDDALEQYKAGIDIIKSCNNIIKKAEKKVLSLKKELDNEE, encoded by the coding sequence ATGGAAAAAAAGAACTTTGAAGAACAATTATTAGATTTGGAAAATATAGTAAGAAAATTAGAAAGTAATGAATTAACATTAGATGATGCCTTAGAGCAATACAAAGCCGGAATAGATATTATAAAATCTTGTAACAATATAATTAAAAAAGCTGAAAAAAAAGTTTTAAGTTTAAAAAAGGAATTGGATAATGAAGAGTAA
- the xseA gene encoding exodeoxyribonuclease VII large subunit → MSERVYLTVTALNKYLERKFVHDPYLKEIYLKGEVSNCKLHTNGTLYFSIKDSNTRINALKFNSTNVDIKDGDNVLIKAELNFYFPYGNHRLIVYEIKKESIGDLFQKYIELKDKLQGEGIFSQEHKKLIKKFNKNIAVITASSGAAIQDIKRTITRRYPLAEINIYSSLVQGENATDDIIKNLKLADEQDNDVIILARGGGSIEDLWSFNSELLVREIFNCKTPIITGIGHETDTTLADFVADVRASTPTAAAEIVTSVTIEDLKNHLLDTENLISKLIVEKINFKKNMLSSLANTYQIRNFEKNYHYFYSELENYSDKLNILIKNTINIKKDNLIKNKELLKRLDIIEKYKSNYYSLVDSLENNSPINILKKGYAIVKDKEGRKISSVADLSVNDEIKISVKDGDILARVDKLL, encoded by the coding sequence ATGTCAGAAAGAGTATATTTAACAGTAACTGCCCTTAATAAATACTTGGAAAGAAAATTTGTTCATGACCCCTACTTAAAGGAAATATATTTAAAAGGAGAAGTGTCTAATTGTAAATTACATACAAATGGGACACTTTATTTTTCTATAAAGGATTCTAATACTAGAATAAACGCCTTAAAGTTTAATTCTACGAATGTAGATATAAAAGATGGAGATAATGTATTAATAAAGGCAGAACTTAATTTTTATTTTCCCTATGGCAATCATAGATTAATAGTTTATGAAATTAAAAAAGAAAGTATTGGTGATTTATTTCAAAAATATATTGAATTAAAAGATAAGTTACAAGGTGAAGGAATATTTTCACAAGAACACAAAAAGTTGATAAAAAAATTTAATAAAAATATAGCCGTAATTACAGCAAGTAGTGGGGCAGCTATACAGGATATTAAAAGAACTATCACTAGAAGATATCCATTAGCTGAAATAAATATTTATTCATCTTTGGTTCAAGGAGAAAATGCTACTGACGATATTATAAAAAATTTAAAATTGGCAGATGAGCAAGATAATGATGTTATTATCTTAGCTCGTGGGGGAGGAAGTATCGAAGATTTGTGGAGTTTTAATAGTGAACTTTTAGTAAGAGAAATATTTAATTGTAAAACTCCTATTATAACTGGAATAGGTCATGAAACAGATACTACTTTAGCAGATTTTGTAGCTGATGTTAGAGCCTCTACACCGACAGCGGCAGCCGAAATAGTAACATCAGTTACAATCGAAGATTTAAAAAATCATTTGCTAGATACTGAAAATTTAATATCAAAACTTATTGTTGAAAAAATAAATTTCAAAAAAAATATGTTATCTTCTTTGGCTAATACTTATCAAATAAGAAATTTTGAAAAAAATTATCATTATTTTTATTCTGAATTAGAAAATTATAGTGATAAGTTAAATATCTTGATTAAAAATACAATAAATATTAAAAAAGATAATCTTATTAAAAATAAAGAACTTTTAAAAAGGTTAGATATTATAGAAAAGTATAAGAGTAATTACTATTCTTTAGTTGATAGTTTAGAAAATAATTCTCCTATAAATATATTAAAAAAAGGATACGCCATAGTTAAGGATAAAGAGGGTAGAAAAATATCTTCTGTTGCAGATTTGTCAGTAAATGATGAAATAAAAATTTCTGTTAAGGACGGGGATATATTAGCAAGAGTAGATAAATTATTATAA
- the nusB gene encoding transcription antitermination factor NusB, which produces MKTRHKLREIVFKILFQLDNTYLNIDEILYFETEDIKNNSYIITTLAEIINKKESIDKIISENLKGWTIKRLSKMDRQILRIAIYEILYSDIPYKVSINEAVELSKKYSESDDSYKFVNGVLKGFVEKEEQ; this is translated from the coding sequence ATGAAAACTAGGCATAAATTACGTGAGATTGTATTTAAAATATTATTTCAGTTAGATAATACATATTTAAATATTGATGAAATTTTATATTTTGAAACTGAAGATATAAAAAATAATTCTTATATAATAACTACATTAGCAGAAATAATAAATAAAAAAGAAAGTATTGATAAAATTATTTCTGAAAATTTAAAAGGTTGGACTATTAAAAGATTGTCCAAGATGGATAGACAAATATTGAGAATAGCTATTTACGAAATACTTTATAGTGATATACCTTACAAGGTATCAATTAATGAAGCAGTTGAACTTTCAAAAAAATATAGTGAAAGTGATGATAGTTATAAATTTGTTAATGGTGTTTTAAAAGGCTTTGTAGAGAAAGAAGAACAATAA
- a CDS encoding Asp23/Gls24 family envelope stress response protein: protein MMQNKLGNIEIKPQALAVIVSISTSEVEGVSKLVGNFKNNTLEKMGKKEYSKGVKLSFDDKELNVEISCKLKSGYPVSQVAGKIQYNVRNTLFNMTEIKAKNVNVNIVGIDY, encoded by the coding sequence ATGATGCAGAATAAATTGGGAAATATAGAAATAAAACCACAGGCTTTAGCTGTAATAGTAAGCATATCGACATCTGAAGTTGAAGGAGTTTCTAAACTTGTGGGTAATTTTAAAAATAATACTTTAGAAAAAATGGGCAAAAAAGAATATTCAAAAGGTGTAAAACTTTCTTTTGATGATAAGGAACTTAATGTAGAAATTTCTTGCAAATTAAAATCTGGTTATCCTGTTTCTCAGGTAGCAGGAAAAATACAATATAATGTTAGAAATACTTTATTTAATATGACAGAAATTAAGGCTAAAAATGTTAATGTAAATATTGTTGGTATAGACTACTAG
- the srtB gene encoding class B sortase, LPKTxAVK-specific, translated as MKLNINFKKIFLLCLLILGLVITGCSKKENIKENISNKVEAAESSYKVSEEEKTYLKERFDNLLSINKETIGYIYAPNTNLDEPIVQTNDNYTYLVKTFEGNDVPLLGAVFMDMDNNKNFSDKLTWLFAHARGSQAPDKRMFNDVNYYDKQDFFDEHPYLVIETPQRKYYYEVAFLIIVPETTAFYRTTFESDADFANQLTAVSKDATTKNPNIKIDSKDRYLVLSTCREEDETIRSNLYLRQIPDDELPNFLEKNAEKLSYVKTR; from the coding sequence TTGAAATTAAATATTAATTTTAAAAAAATATTTTTACTATGTTTATTAATATTAGGCTTAGTCATAACGGGATGTAGTAAAAAAGAAAATATTAAAGAAAATATTTCTAATAAAGTTGAAGCCGCAGAAAGTTCATATAAAGTAAGTGAAGAAGAAAAAACTTATCTAAAAGAAAGATTTGATAACTTATTAAGTATCAATAAAGAAACGATAGGATATATATATGCTCCAAATACTAATTTAGATGAACCCATAGTTCAAACTAATGATAATTATACATATTTAGTTAAAACTTTTGAAGGAAATGATGTCCCACTTTTAGGTGCTGTTTTTATGGATATGGATAATAATAAAAATTTTTCAGATAAATTAACATGGTTATTTGCTCACGCCAGAGGAAGTCAAGCACCAGATAAAAGAATGTTTAATGATGTTAATTATTACGACAAACAAGATTTTTTTGATGAACATCCTTATTTAGTAATAGAAACTCCTCAAAGAAAATATTATTATGAAGTAGCATTCTTAATAATAGTACCAGAAACTACGGCTTTTTATAGAACTACTTTTGAAAGTGATGCAGATTTTGCAAATCAATTAACAGCAGTTAGCAAAGATGCCACTACAAAAAATCCTAATATAAAAATTGATTCTAAAGATAGGTATTTAGTATTATCTACTTGTCGTGAAGAAGATGAAACAATAAGATCTAATTTATACCTGCGTCAAATTCCAGATGATGAATTGCCAAATTTTTTAGAAAAAAATGCAGAGAAATTATCTTATGTTAAAACTAGATAA
- a CDS encoding lipoate--protein ligase produces MIYIDTKSNDPKFNTAVEFYAFNELAKKDDVFILWINKPCIVVGKNQNTTEEINQKYCDEKGIEIVRRVSGGGAVYHDLNNLNYTIISNGRSGEAFDFKSFSQPVIDALATLGVSASFTGRNDLEIDGRKFCGNAQYVRNGRIMHHGCLMFDVDTSVLSEALKVSKDKIESKGIKSVSSRVTNIKEYVPNEEMTVQDFKESLRLHMEEKFGMTSYVLSEEELTEIKKIQTEKNDSWDWVYGKNPEFNIKRNRRLSTGKIEANIQVDNGHITNVKFFGDFFGVMDVEDISKKLEGVRYSKKDISEVLEKEDINSYFLGAKLEEVVDIIVD; encoded by the coding sequence ATGATATATATAGATACAAAAAGTAATGACCCTAAGTTTAACACAGCAGTAGAATTTTACGCTTTTAATGAGTTGGCTAAAAAAGATGATGTTTTCATTCTTTGGATTAATAAACCTTGTATAGTTGTAGGTAAAAATCAAAACACTACGGAAGAAATTAATCAAAAATATTGTGATGAAAAAGGAATTGAAATAGTAAGACGAGTTAGCGGTGGTGGAGCAGTCTACCACGATTTGAATAACTTGAATTATACTATAATTTCAAATGGTAGAAGTGGAGAAGCATTTGATTTCAAAAGTTTTTCTCAACCTGTAATTGATGCCTTGGCAACTCTAGGTGTTTCTGCAAGTTTTACGGGTAGAAATGATTTGGAAATAGATGGAAGAAAATTCTGTGGTAATGCCCAATATGTTAGAAATGGAAGAATAATGCATCACGGTTGTTTGATGTTTGATGTAGATACAAGTGTTTTATCAGAAGCTTTAAAAGTTTCAAAAGATAAAATAGAATCAAAAGGAATTAAATCTGTTAGTTCAAGGGTTACTAACATTAAAGAATATGTTCCTAATGAAGAAATGACTGTTCAAGATTTTAAAGAATCACTTAGACTTCACATGGAAGAAAAATTTGGCATGACAAGCTATGTTTTATCAGAAGAAGAATTAACAGAAATTAAAAAAATTCAAACAGAAAAAAATGATTCTTGGGATTGGGTATACGGAAAAAATCCAGAATTTAATATTAAGAGAAATAGAAGATTATCAACTGGAAAAATAGAAGCAAATATTCAAGTGGATAATGGTCATATAACTAATGTTAAATTCTTTGGAGATTTCTTTGGAGTTATGGATGTAGAGGATATATCTAAAAAATTAGAAGGTGTGAGATATAGTAAAAAAGATATTTCAGAAGTGTTGGAAAAAGAAGACATAAACTCATATTTCCTAGGTGCAAAATTAGAAGAAGTTGTAGATATAATAGTAGATTAA
- a CDS encoding membrane protein insertase YidC, protein MKKIIAIVAGLVSMVTITGCSAQDRSGWFYDGFVEPMDKFLKFIYDIVGSWGLAIVIITLILRLVIMPFMLNNYKKQRESKIGMEKAKPELSVVQEKLEELKKEAVRAISKEDKIRIRTAQMDLQREQMAIMKKYNANPISVGGCLPILIQAPFLTGIYFTLLNPAHSAGIVDSTFLGVFSLGTRSYVLPVIAFIVYAYQTHLTMKLMPQTNVQPGQEAMAEQMKMIQWLTPVMISVISFTVAGAVGVYYIVGGLFMIVQTFIGYKLYPPYKAPKTKENFDSNKVTLVSNKKRKK, encoded by the coding sequence TTGAAAAAGATAATAGCAATAGTAGCAGGTCTTGTTTCAATGGTTACTATTACTGGATGTTCTGCTCAGGATAGAAGCGGTTGGTTTTACGATGGATTTGTAGAACCTATGGATAAATTTTTAAAATTTATTTATGACATAGTGGGTAGCTGGGGACTTGCGATAGTAATAATAACACTTATTTTAAGATTAGTAATAATGCCTTTTATGCTTAATAATTATAAAAAGCAAAGAGAATCTAAAATAGGGATGGAAAAAGCTAAACCTGAATTATCTGTAGTTCAAGAAAAATTAGAGGAATTAAAAAAAGAAGCGGTTAGGGCTATTAGTAAAGAAGATAAAATAAGAATAAGAACAGCTCAAATGGATTTGCAACGTGAGCAAATGGCAATAATGAAAAAATACAATGCCAATCCAATAAGTGTGGGGGGCTGTTTGCCTATTTTAATCCAAGCACCTTTTTTGACAGGTATATACTTTACTTTATTAAATCCAGCACATTCTGCTGGAATTGTTGATTCTACTTTTTTAGGTGTTTTCAGTTTAGGGACTAGGTCTTATGTATTACCAGTTATAGCCTTCATAGTTTATGCTTATCAAACACATTTGACTATGAAGTTAATGCCGCAAACTAATGTTCAACCAGGACAAGAAGCTATGGCTGAGCAAATGAAAATGATTCAGTGGTTAACACCAGTAATGATTTCAGTTATTTCATTTACGGTTGCAGGAGCTGTCGGAGTTTATTATATAGTTGGGGGATTATTTATGATAGTTCAAACTTTTATAGGTTATAAACTTTACCCACCTTATAAGGCTCCAAAAACAAAAGAAAATTTTGATTCTAACAAAGTAACTTTAGTTTCAAACAAAAAAAGAAAAAAATAA
- a CDS encoding PD-(D/E)XK nuclease family protein, with amino-acid sequence MNLEFLVSPSGLGKTSYILDDIEKNKKNNKIIVLTPEQNGYNFEKLLCDRFKGTFNIDVMNFNSMAKNFAKKLNIDNKILEEEARLFYYLDIAERLKNSNNFLISRILQDVNFISVVDNIISEFKEYNISLEMLENHYNNSLDANHKEKIFAILEIYREYLLFLDRDKKYDKFDFFKIITFYMDYLDLSDYIFYIDAYYNFSSMHYAFIEKLLQKSKKVTISLISDIDRYTNFKVEHLIEEYNIENLEYNLLTLEDVNNNFKYSLDIFRKSHEVVAYINDIIKRNKILSFNLLAIHQYKENNYTIKFNVENNKILDFNIINVHANRYKNNSLNYLVAEYPKVSKSYKFETDEFLKIYEAENIELEVKQVARNICNLKKENNMNDRDFVILYRDDSYEDFINIFNDYGIKIHLDKDLDVANHRLIKLIFNIFNYRDEDFTTSILNILKTQLTNFENIYKELLLKYIIFNDIKVPDKDLKEYIKNNDIPSLENCRIINILDVENILKMKLVKKYDDLHSEYYLLESKNSKYKTFELEIVKEILETIVVKIKKVILSKKVKNYISNLDELLNYFDIKMLLNRYLEHYDSVDDLQQESIDRQVYTKFLNILESINKNVGSKTIDYNDFKELLFLAINKIKYRNIPEILNSVIMAKMDLAKVENKKIAFIIGFNKDILPKTKASESILDDSDKDKLFNSRLIISPTNKSMIIDEEFVSYISLSRVSDKIFISYTKLSNDFKETSSSIYLNTIKNIFPSLKINKVDDILRYKIKNLDYYTNNLDKIYSYKEANYLFMKFIQSYKSLISTNSKENSQIIKKLMFLINTYNKILNNNLLSNKVDNVGLNIELTDELFYKDINNNIFYNNELLDINKFFISDELRETFIKSKDNFNEYSSSKISEYVNNPYKFFFRRILGVSDVENYDINFLNTGSFFHAIMDNKVVKNYILEKSELISSLYEEDEYSIEISKLNIREMLINEINNSNNKSIRDYLILISSLKTNNYIMEKIITRLTLAIEIEINYMAISKFKFYDTEKKFKLEFSKDSVIYKQGKEVIEKTLPRQYNIPNIVFKGTIDRIDFKGDNYLIIDYKSSKNDFDLNKFYNGEISQILCYILALQLILNKKTENIFGAFYREIYNGKEKKEYRLRGLVNKDLFLQEDYSNLIFTRVTKSGDINAADAHKAYNSNEMEKLIAINIDNLLSIVEKIYNFDFQIDDELRNLYNFANEDSKPLEKNYENISKKDLRKLILKKL; translated from the coding sequence TTGAATTTAGAATTTTTAGTTTCACCTAGTGGACTTGGAAAAACATCTTATATATTAGATGATATAGAAAAAAATAAAAAAAACAATAAAATAATTGTTTTAACTCCGGAACAAAATGGTTACAATTTTGAAAAATTGCTTTGTGATAGATTTAAGGGTACTTTCAATATAGATGTAATGAATTTTAATTCTATGGCAAAAAATTTTGCAAAAAAATTGAATATAGATAATAAAATATTGGAAGAGGAAGCAAGATTATTTTATTATCTTGATATAGCAGAGAGATTAAAAAATAGTAATAATTTTTTAATCTCTAGAATACTACAAGATGTTAATTTTATTTCTGTTGTTGATAATATTATTTCTGAATTTAAAGAATATAATATTAGTTTAGAAATGTTGGAAAATCATTATAATAATTCTCTTGACGCTAATCACAAAGAAAAAATTTTTGCTATACTAGAAATATATAGAGAATACTTGTTATTTTTAGATAGGGATAAAAAATATGATAAGTTTGATTTTTTCAAAATTATAACTTTTTATATGGATTATTTGGATTTATCTGATTACATATTTTATATTGATGCTTACTATAATTTTTCTTCTATGCACTATGCTTTTATTGAAAAATTATTACAAAAATCTAAAAAAGTTACTATTTCATTAATATCGGATATTGACAGATATACTAATTTTAAAGTTGAACACTTGATTGAAGAGTATAATATTGAAAATTTAGAATACAATTTACTAACATTAGAGGATGTAAATAATAATTTTAAGTATAGTTTGGATATTTTTAGAAAATCTCATGAAGTAGTAGCCTATATTAATGATATTATTAAAAGAAATAAAATATTATCTTTTAATTTGCTAGCTATTCATCAATATAAAGAAAATAATTATACTATAAAATTCAATGTGGAAAATAATAAGATACTAGATTTTAATATTATAAATGTTCATGCTAATAGGTATAAAAATAACAGCTTAAATTATTTAGTGGCAGAGTATCCTAAAGTATCTAAATCTTATAAGTTTGAAACTGATGAGTTTTTAAAAATTTACGAGGCAGAAAATATAGAATTAGAAGTTAAGCAAGTAGCGAGAAATATATGTAACTTAAAAAAAGAAAATAATATGAATGATAGAGATTTTGTAATTCTTTATCGTGATGATAGTTATGAAGATTTTATTAATATTTTTAATGATTATGGCATAAAAATTCATTTAGATAAAGACTTAGATGTTGCTAACCATAGATTAATAAAATTAATATTTAATATTTTTAATTATAGAGATGAAGATTTTACAACTTCAATTTTAAATATTTTAAAAACTCAACTTACAAATTTTGAAAATATATATAAAGAGTTATTATTGAAATATATTATTTTTAATGATATTAAAGTGCCAGATAAAGACTTAAAAGAATATATTAAAAATAATGATATTCCTAGTTTAGAAAATTGTAGAATAATTAATATTTTAGATGTAGAAAATATTTTAAAGATGAAACTTGTAAAAAAATATGACGACTTACATTCGGAATATTATTTATTAGAGTCTAAAAATAGTAAATATAAAACTTTTGAGTTAGAAATTGTAAAAGAAATTTTAGAAACAATAGTAGTTAAAATAAAAAAAGTTATATTATCGAAAAAAGTAAAAAATTATATATCTAACCTGGATGAATTACTGAATTATTTTGATATAAAAATGTTATTGAATAGATATTTAGAACATTATGATAGTGTAGATGACTTACAACAAGAAAGCATTGATAGACAAGTTTACACTAAATTTTTAAATATATTAGAAAGTATTAATAAAAATGTAGGAAGCAAAACTATAGATTATAATGATTTTAAAGAATTATTATTTTTAGCAATTAACAAAATAAAATATAGAAATATTCCTGAAATTTTAAATTCGGTAATTATGGCAAAAATGGATTTGGCAAAGGTAGAAAATAAAAAAATTGCCTTTATTATAGGTTTTAATAAGGATATTTTACCAAAAACCAAGGCTAGTGAAAGTATATTAGATGATAGTGATAAGGATAAACTATTTAATTCAAGGCTAATAATTTCTCCTACAAATAAAAGTATGATTATTGATGAAGAATTTGTTAGTTATATTTCACTTAGTAGAGTAAGTGATAAAATTTTTATAAGTTATACGAAGTTAAGTAATGATTTTAAGGAAACATCATCTTCAATATACTTAAATACAATAAAAAATATTTTTCCAAGTTTAAAAATTAATAAAGTAGACGATATTTTAAGATATAAAATTAAAAATTTAGATTATTATACGAATAATTTGGATAAAATTTATTCTTATAAAGAAGCAAATTATTTATTTATGAAATTTATTCAATCTTATAAAAGTTTAATTAGTACTAATTCCAAAGAAAATAGCCAAATAATTAAAAAATTGATGTTCTTAATAAATACATATAATAAAATTTTAAATAATAATTTATTAAGTAATAAAGTAGATAATGTAGGCTTAAATATAGAATTAACAGATGAGTTATTTTATAAGGATATTAACAATAATATTTTTTATAATAATGAATTATTAGATATAAATAAATTTTTTATTTCTGATGAACTAAGAGAAACTTTTATCAAAAGTAAAGATAATTTTAATGAGTATAGCTCTTCTAAAATATCAGAATATGTAAATAACCCCTATAAATTTTTCTTTAGAAGAATATTAGGTGTTAGTGATGTTGAAAATTATGATATTAATTTCTTAAATACTGGTAGTTTTTTTCATGCAATTATGGATAATAAAGTTGTAAAAAATTATATTTTAGAAAAGTCAGAATTAATTTCTAGCTTGTATGAAGAAGATGAGTATAGCATAGAAATTTCTAAATTAAATATAAGAGAAATGCTAATTAACGAAATAAACAATAGTAATAATAAAAGTATAAGGGATTATCTTATACTGATATCATCTTTAAAAACTAATAATTATATTATGGAAAAAATTATTACTAGGTTGACTCTTGCTATTGAAATTGAGATAAACTATATGGCAATTTCTAAATTCAAATTTTATGATACAGAAAAAAAATTTAAATTGGAATTTTCTAAGGATAGTGTAATTTATAAACAAGGTAAAGAAGTTATAGAAAAAACTTTACCTAGACAATATAATATTCCCAATATTGTATTTAAAGGAACAATAGATAGAATTGATTTTAAAGGTGATAATTATTTAATAATTGATTATAAGAGTAGTAAAAATGATTTTGACTTAAATAAATTCTATAATGGGGAAATATCTCAAATACTTTGTTATATTTTAGCCTTACAATTAATATTAAATAAAAAAACAGAAAATATTTTTGGGGCATTTTATAGAGAAATTTATAACGGAAAAGAGAAAAAGGAGTATAGACTAAGAGGTTTAGTAAATAAAGACTTGTTTCTTCAAGAAGATTATAGTAATTTAATATTTACAAGAGTAACAAAAAGTGGAGATATTAATGCCGCTGATGCTCATAAGGCATATAATAGTAATGAAATGGAAAAATTAATAGCTATAAATATTGATAATTTATTAAGTATTGTAGAAAAAATATATAATTTTGATTTTCAAATAGATGATGAATTAAGAAATTTATACAATTTTGCAAATGAAGATAGTAAACCATTAGAAAAAAATTATGAAAATATAAGTAAAAAAGATTTAAGAAAATTAATTTTAAAAAAATTATAA
- a CDS encoding bifunctional oligoribonuclease/PAP phosphatase NrnA, which produces MIKENVELYEEIYQKIKLNDKIIIHRHERPDPDAYGSQGGLAEIIKANFPEKKVFLVGKESPSLSFLFPTEELVEDDYKEALVIITDTANFPRIDGKLFTRENFLIKIDHHPPKDNYANINLVDTTVSSCSELIYDFYCYLNEKYNFIITDKAAELLYVGIVGDTGRFLFPNTTSNTLLIASELIKHNFDMSKVIDFLDTTSEKMMRFRAFIFKNYSVYNDGVAYLKITKKDMEKYKIEAGEVSSGVNLLRTLDGLLAWCFAIDEGNKIRIRLRSKGPVINNLAEKYNGGGHPLASGATVKNWDEFDDLLDDLEKVVKEYKNNK; this is translated from the coding sequence ATGATAAAAGAAAATGTAGAATTATATGAAGAAATTTATCAAAAAATAAAATTAAATGATAAAATTATTATTCATAGACACGAAAGACCAGACCCAGACGCATACGGCTCACAAGGAGGATTAGCAGAAATTATAAAAGCTAATTTCCCCGAAAAAAAAGTTTTTTTAGTAGGAAAAGAATCTCCCTCGCTATCTTTTCTATTTCCAACAGAAGAATTGGTAGAAGATGATTACAAAGAAGCTTTGGTAATTATTACTGATACTGCAAATTTTCCTAGGATAGACGGTAAATTATTTACTAGAGAAAATTTCCTTATAAAAATCGACCATCATCCTCCTAAAGATAATTATGCGAACATTAATTTAGTTGACACGACTGTATCATCTTGTAGTGAGTTAATTTATGATTTTTATTGCTATCTAAATGAAAAATATAATTTTATCATTACTGATAAGGCAGCTGAATTATTATACGTAGGTATAGTAGGTGATACTGGAAGATTTTTGTTTCCTAACACAACTTCAAATACCTTGCTTATTGCGTCTGAATTAATTAAGCATAATTTTGATATGTCAAAAGTTATTGATTTTCTTGATACAACATCAGAAAAAATGATGAGGTTCAGAGCCTTCATATTTAAAAATTATTCAGTTTATAATGATGGAGTTGCTTATTTAAAAATTACTAAAAAAGATATGGAAAAATACAAGATAGAGGCTGGTGAAGTTTCTAGTGGAGTTAATTTATTAAGAACACTTGATGGTTTGTTGGCTTGGTGTTTTGCCATAGATGAAGGTAATAAAATAAGAATTAGATTACGTTCCAAAGGGCCTGTAATAAATAATTTAGCAGAAAAATATAACGGTGGAGGTCATCCTCTAGCTAGTGGGGCTACGGTAAAAAATTGGGACGAATTTGATGACTTGTTAGATGATTTAGAAAAAGTTGTAAAAGAATATAAAAATAATAAATGA